The DNA sequence CCCAGGTACACCTCCGTCATCATCAGATCCTGACCCCCgccgccgtctgactccagcgAGTCGAACATGGTCGAGTAGTAGTGCAGCGACTCGTTGAACCGGTCCAGAAACGCGCCGCCGTTGTGGTTCGCCTCCTGCTCCACCACCGTCACGATCTTCGGCCGCATCGCATTGATCGAATTCAGAACCTTCTCAACCGCGCCGGGCCGGGCCAGCAGCTGGTGCAGCTCGAAAACGGAATTCACCGCCACCGTCTCCTCCTCGTCGCCCGCCCTAATTTCCAGCATCTCCGCATCCAGATCGGCCAGCGAATTCGTCACGAATCCACGGAATTCGAACTCCACGCCTATCGTTTCAGCTAGCTGCGCCAATTTCCACCCTACCTGCTGCAAGGCATCGCTGTTATCGGGCTGCGGCGGCCCGATCCCGGTCAACCTGAACGCCGGCGGGCCCCCGGGCCGCAGAGCCAGCGCCTGCATCAGCGCCGGCCACTGCATCCCCTGCCTCAAGCTGAAATCGATCACATGAACACGATTCGCGCCGGCGAAAGCCTCCAGAATCGCCTGATTCGCGGTGAAATGTGCGAATTTGAGATAGGGACCGGTTTCGTAGAAATGCATCTGCAAAATATCGGATAAGGAAGAATCGAGCGGCTCCTCCGGGTAGATCTTGTAAATCCTTCTCGCCAGAGCCTCCGCGAAGTAAGTGGCGACTTTCCGCATAGCGCCGATCTGCGACACCGCGAGTAGCCCCACGTGCTTCACGAGCGCGTCGGCCAGCTTCATGTTCTCCTGCTGCACCGCCTCCGCGCACGCCATGAGCGTGTGCACCAGCCGCACACCCGTCTCCTGCGAGTCCACCACCACCGCCCGCGGCTGCACCGCTGATGAATCCTCGCCGAATTCAGATCTGACGTCCGCCGCCGCCTTCATCCTCTTGCAGCCGTTCCCCGAGTCGAAAATGGCGCCGCCGGCAATCGCGCGCAAATCGTCTTCGCCGGCGAAATTGGTTGCAGACGATTCGCCGGTGAGCTCGGTGAGCATGTTGTCGACCCAGCCGGAGAGGTCGGAGGGGTTGTAGTGGACGGTGTCGTCGGCGAGGACGGAAACGCCGTCATCGGCGGTGGTGCCCATGGCCATCTCCAGCTGCTCGAGCTTCTCGGCGACGTCAGCCATGTCGGAGGACTTGACCTTGTATCCGAGCACGGCGAAGAGCTCGTCCATGCCGGCGTCGGGCTGAGGCTCCGGCCACATGCTGGGTttggcggaggcggaggcggcggccTTGCCGCGATCACGATCTCGCTTCATTTTTGGAGggatattttttagtttgggaaaaaaggaaattagcTGTGGGCAATTGGTTAGAGAAACATGGAGGAGTGCAAGTGGGTGAGTTAAAACTCGAAAGTCATGAAATTTAGAAGCCGGTTTCTGGAATAATTTAATTGGGGGAAAATAGGAGAGACGAAGAGGAGCGATGGAAAAAGGAGGGCTCGTGAGGGGTGGCTCGAGCTTCAAGAAAGGAACATGGAAAGGGGAACTATTTGATGAGATAACGTACCACTATTCGGTATCTCCAATTTAGTCCTCCCTCTTCACATTACTAATCACTACCATCTTGATACAACAATTTAGACAAGAATTTAGATAGAaagagataaaagtaaaatatagaaagagataataaagtaggatagataaaataataaagtaggagagaggagTGAATTGATTGTtgccaaaaaaaggaaacgtaTCACTTAAGTTGGGACGTACTAAAAAGGACAATGTCTCACTTAGgccgggacgaagggagtataaattaagcatttattatattttatatagttttaatttgagAGTTACTTTTAGGGGTGGGAATATGGGTATCCGTGGATACCCGACTCGAAAAACCGGGTATCCAAACCCAAAAATCATCGAAATGTCTATCCAAAACCCACCCCGATATATTTTCGAGTACTTCAATACCCGCCCCGGGTATCCATACCCGAcgtatcgggtacccaaatacccgattctttacatgtgttaataactaataaaaaaattcaaattttatatattaatataaatatagaaatatttaaattgacaaatatctttaatgtttcatttattttatagtatacaattatatttttgaggattggttatgcaatatgtaagtaaaataataaaagttacacatttaatataattgtagaagcaaccaataatataattcaaagtcaaaataattaaattaaattaaatataaaaccaCATGAGTTGGTTGTGCAATACGTAAAAGTCATTAAACAACTAAGCAAAATATAGAAGCAGTCATTGCTAAACGcctaaacctaatttaaaaaatgcttttaaataataaattggaaattcgggtaatacccgatatccattcgggttatccaatacccgatttatctcaaatttcaatactcaatcccataaaattggatattgggtatccaaaACCCTGTGGTAACGGGTCGGGTATGGGTAAATCCAAAACCCGATAtccgtattcccacccctagtTACTATattgaagaattttttttttacatattatttctattttaagaaacatattatttaatgtaataattcaaaaaaaaaatgtcacttTTAATGATACATATGGACTTGAGTTAAGCCGGTTACGTTACAAAATTTTTAACTGTTTCATGATAGTGGGAGAAAAATACTTTCTCCATtctatgaaaattaataatatttaataacataaattttagtGTATAATATGTAAAGTAtaagatattaaaagaaaaaatagttaatagattgaaaaatgtcaacatattgTGTAACTTGCTTTTTGGTACAATAACAGTATAAAACTTCATACTTGTAAGTACGTGACGAACTAACTTTTTGTGCTCCCTCAGTCTAGACGTCACCAAACCGAACCGGTCCGTCCGAACCGGCCCGGAATCGtcaccggcggttcggaaccgtgaaccggaaccgcggtggcggttcggaaccggataGGAGTCGGCGGTTTAggcgggccggttcaggttcgCGGAAAAAtaagaaccggaaccggcggttccggcaGCTTTTCAGGCGGCAGGTGGTGGCAGCGTAGGGTTGCAGGCGGAGGGTGGCaggaaaccggcggtttctgTCAAACCGGCGACCAAACCGGCGGTTTGGTCTGGAACCGGCcagaaaccgccggttccggcaGCTTTTCAGGCGGTCTAGGCATAGGGTTGCAGCGTAGGGTGGCAGAACGGCTAGAAACCGTCGGTTTCGTGTCAGAAACCGGCGATTTCgcgaaaccggcggttcaggCGGTAAACCGGCCGGAttcaaattttcgaaaattcaattttttattttttattttttatttttaattaaatctgattttttctcctataaataccccctctccccttcatttctactcacCCCATTCTTGTGTTAACAAGGATTTCTCTTCTCAATCTCACAATTTCTCTCATCTCTATCTCCATTCTCTCTAATTGCTCAAGTTGTTTACTATATTTGTGCAAATTGTTCttataatttacttcaatTGTCTATCATAATCATCCGGTCATCCCTCACTACTCTTGTATCAACAAAATTCCAATTGTCCAACTCCAATGTCGACTTCTACTCTatttgtcaattgtcattttcgttatatttatttattcgataGTAATTAGTAAGTAGAACACTACAACTACAAgatgtaatttgtaattagcactataaatgaataaatgaataaattttaaaaaaaaaacaaaaaaaaaaacgaaattgaACCGGCGAACCGGCCCGGAACTGGACCGGAACCGTCTGAAAACCGCCGGTCTTGAACCGGCTACGAACCGTGAATGAACCGGTTcatgaaccggaaccgccggaagctaggcgggccggttcaggttcagGCTTTttttgaaccggaaccgccggttcggaaccgggaaccggcggttcacGAACCGTGGTGACGTCTACCTCAGTCTCCTagaatttgtcaccattttaTTTGACACGAGttataagaaatgtaatagtaggtaggttgaaaaaattgatagcATTTgaattctacttttatatattaatttaataataaaatatgagtaagaataagttagtgaaacgTGGGatccactaaaaaaaatggtacTCCGTAGTACAACTGCATTGAGATGTCACAAGTTCTCCTCAAGACCTCATAGAAATAAGAGGTGCTTTGCTTTTTCTTCTCGCTCATATGATACGTTTGTTTATTGAAGGATTATTAATACAAGCTCTACAAATGTTGGCTCTTTCGTGTTTTCAAGTGTCGTCTAAATATCATTGGGATTGTTTTTTGTCGCACTGTTATGAGCTTAATTCCCTTTGGTCAGATCTGATATTTCTTACTTGGATCCAGTCCTTCATGCATGTTGTCGTTCAAAATAGGGTGCGCCTCATTCTTATTATAGAATTGGATGTTTAAGATGTGTCTCGTTCTTCTTGTTCTGGCTACTTCTCTGTTCTCTACCTACTTTTCAAAATGACAATTCATCTCTAAAGTCATCTCTAAAGTCTTCATGTACTAAAAAAAGCCTCTTGAAATGataattgttatttaaattataattttttattaaattttggtcaattttataacttttggaattgaaatataaaatcacaattttatatcttttttcaATGGTCACACAGTTGGtcaatattgaaattaatatagcaaaatcaaatatgatatcacaacaatattacatcGTTTCAGATATATCAACATCTTTAATTTTAACGTacacaatactccctccgttcccaaagaatatacactttagATTCGGTGCGGATTTTGATgcaaattggtaaagtaagagagatatagagagaaaaaataattaaagtattgtagtagagaatgagtctcacctcattagagagaaaatagtttctaaaattagaaaatgcatattcttatgggacggactaaaaagtaaagagtgcatattcttatgggacggagggagtatataataagcTAATAACATTGTTTTGTCAAAATaacttcattttgttttcatatCGTATTAGATATTGTGATAttactattttcaattttgaccaaTGATGAGACATatgaaaaaagattgaaaatttgtacTAATATGTACATTCCAATTGTTAGAAGTTATGGATTAAGcagtaaaaaaatgatttaagtAACAATTATTAAGCTTGAACTGAGATATGCTATAAACTTAATTCACTttcaatttcacttttattaaagGAATGCTTGATGCATGCATATCAGCAAATAATTGAAAAGTGGGAACAATGAAGCCCATGAAACCGCTGATCGCcaataaataagatttgacAAAAATAGTCTGCGGAAGGAGAGGTTACTAAGGAAATGGATCTAACTGTTGTGCATGCAGATGTTATTTTCTAAGTACATAAatacttattaaataaaagaaaaacaaaaagataaaaaataaaaacaaataagccTGCGTTTTATTTACAACTGCTGTGTTTTAAACACATCCCTCTACTGTACACAACTGGGGATCCTTCCCCATTGAACTAATAGAGAAGATATAATTCTTGAAGAAGAGGGTTGAGGAAAATACTTTTAACTTGTAAAAGTAAATTACTCATAGTAAATACCACTAATTACTACTCACTCCATTTCGCTGGACTGAATATGATTCTTTTCGGcacacaatttaaaaatacttgTGTTAGAGCATTCGCAATAGCGAACTAGAACACGAGCTAGCGGGAAGGGCATTGGGACGTCCATTATTGCGTTAGGCTAACGCGACGGACATCTCGAAGTAGGACGAGCTCTCATCTATGATCTAGCACCGTTAGCTGATTGCTAGTttgctattgtggatgctttTAAACgagttaaataaatgaagaataatgtaaaaaataaaaaaggtaagagaaataaagaaagtaaaaatcaatcagaaaaatatgttgtttttaattaagaaatgaaatgactaAATCATCCCGAAAGATACTCTAATAAAATGGCGGTATCACCCAAGTCCCAAGACACGTTTTAATTGTTTCCAATAGAGCATATTCCAAACTCCACTACTACCAAGCCAATCTAAATCTGATCATGTATTTGATTTCTTACTTTTTACGTGTGTATCTATATTTTCAGAAAtctatactttaatttttgtggagttgtattaaattaaactggtaggagtattattttagtttaggattttaatgcctatatttttgtattgttatttcatttttacttatttgtgttcaattgattttttagtaattgcaTTTTTGACATCATTTTTACTTGAACTTAATATCTAGGAGTGATTATAAATCATGTTATGCACTTCGCTTGGTACTATCTTTGTCTCAGGAAAGATAGACTCATTCTTTAAATggcacaaaattttatatgttaaatagagagagtaaaataagagaaagagaataaagtagagataaatgtacttccattttttttaacgagtcatcttgattgagataaactaaaaaggaaagtgagtcattttcaaTGAGACGAAGGAAGAATTAGAAATTTTGACATCATAGAACGCAGggagtatatcattttttacaATACAAATGAAGTATTCCATCCGTCCTAACTAAGTTAAGTCAAAACTCTTGGATacgaaaataagaaattatattgaaatatatgataaaagaataaagtagtaaagataaaaagagaataaagaaggtgatgaagtaaaataagagtaattggatgttttgtttttttgtcaaaaaataaaatgactcaatttgGTTGAGACatctaaaaaatgaatacgactcaacttagttaggACGAAGGAAATTCTATCGATATGCTCCCTTTGTCCCACTCAAAATGTCCAcattttttagtgtaatttgattttagaaaaaattgttaagtagaataagtagaaataaaagtagttgaatattttaataagaagagagagaaaaaaaatattttcaaatataaaaaataaattatcttaaatagaataattttttttaaagaaaaggaTTAACATGTTGAGCGGGTAAAGTGAGTGCTTAAAAATAGTGGAGTTATTATAAAAAACGAAGTAAAGAATTGGTTGTTTTGTACCGATGAACCCATCGTCGAACTAATTACGCACACCACTATTTACCTTGAATGTATCGGTGAGTCTGCACGCGCCGAAGGTATCGCAGCTTCAACTGGGCACATGAGGCGGGGACCACATCGTGTTTCAGACGTCAACATCGTATAGAGAGCTTTCAAGTAGGGGCCCACTCCACGTGAATAGAATTACGGATATGACATATACAGCCCGTTctgttattttagtttttaatacCACTgtttatatttacattttgttaaagtaaaaataaaa is a window from the Salvia hispanica cultivar TCC Black 2014 chromosome 1, UniMelb_Shisp_WGS_1.0, whole genome shotgun sequence genome containing:
- the LOC125200635 gene encoding DELLA protein GAI-like, whose protein sequence is MKRDRDRGKAAASASAKPSMWPEPQPDAGMDELFAVLGYKVKSSDMADVAEKLEQLEMAMGTTADDGVSVLADDTVHYNPSDLSGWVDNMLTELTGESSATNFAGEDDLRAIAGGAIFDSGNGCKRMKAAADVRSEFGEDSSAVQPRAVVVDSQETGVRLVHTLMACAEAVQQENMKLADALVKHVGLLAVSQIGAMRKVATYFAEALARRIYKIYPEEPLDSSLSDILQMHFYETGPYLKFAHFTANQAILEAFAGANRVHVIDFSLRQGMQWPALMQALALRPGGPPAFRLTGIGPPQPDNSDALQQVGWKLAQLAETIGVEFEFRGFVTNSLADLDAEMLEIRAGDEEETVAVNSVFELHQLLARPGAVEKVLNSINAMRPKIVTVVEQEANHNGGAFLDRFNESLHYYSTMFDSLESDGGGGQDLMMTEVYLGRQICNVVACDGPERVERHETLEQWRARMDSAGFDPVQLGSNAFKQASMLLAYFSSGEGYMVEERDGCLMLGWHTRPLIATSAWRIAAAED